The Ahaetulla prasina isolate Xishuangbanna chromosome 3, ASM2864084v1, whole genome shotgun sequence genome window below encodes:
- the MTERF3 gene encoding transcription termination factor 3, mitochondrial isoform X1: MPLWTRQLSRCCSLLNAHSIIKSTELRKQSVKMWTRFLEPSKLQCFCPYGYYCHMLLKNFRTLQLENHRQVCSSSTEPHQTSLSLIDKPKPEIVPTLDPEELLQDLEDDLPISPLEKISEDESLQIKAAPPPPLESFSLRDYVDHSETLRKLVLLGVNLSMLEKHPNAGQLLVKLDFETDIKKILLFLNDIGLEDTQFGTFLTKNPYILNEEVEDLKTRVNYLISKKFPKEAVTQMVLRAPDLLLLSVENLDDRLGFFQNVLGLNPRKTRNLVTRLPRLLTGELEPIEENLAVYEQELGFSKNEIRHIAHTVPKNLSIGKKKLTQIFDYVHNVMGISHKLMVHFPQIFNGKLLRIKERHLFLKFLGRAQYDPEQPNYISLEKLIAMPDDVFCAEVAKAEVTDFEKFLKTL; this comes from the exons ATGCCTTTGTGGACTCGACAGTTATCCAGATGCTGCTCTTTGTTAAATGCACACAGTATTATAAAGAGTACAGAGCTGAGAAAGCAATCAGTAAAAATGTGGACACGTTTTCTTGAACCATCAAAGTTACAGTGCTTTTGTCCTTACGGATATTATTGCCACATGCTGTTAAAAAACTTTAGAACTTTGCAACTGGAGAATCACAGGCAGGTCTGCAGCTCAAGTACTGAACCCCATCAGACTTCACTTTCTTTGATTGATAAGCCAAAACCCGAGATAGTACCTACTTTAGATCCCGAAGAATTGCTTCAAG ATTTGGAAGATGACTTGCCTATATCACCCTTGGAGAAAATTTCAGAAGACGAGTCTCTTCAAATCAAAGCTGCACCACCACCTCCGTTAGAATCTTTCTCACTTAGAGATTATGTTGACCATTCAGAAACATTGCGCAAATTGGTGCTTCTAG GAGTCAACTTGTCCATGTTGGAAAAACATCCAAATGCAGGCCAGCTTCTTGTAAAACTCGATTTTGAAACTGAtattaaaaaaatccttctaTTTCTTAATGATATTGGTTTGGAAGATACACAATTTGGGACATTTCTCACTAAAAATCCTTATATTCTCAACGAAGAGGTGGAAGATCTAAAAACAAG GGTCAACTATCTAATATCAAAAAAATTTCCCAAAGAAGCAGTTACACAAATGGTCTTAAGGGCTCCAGATTTACTCCTTCTTTCTGTGGAAAATCTGGATGATAGATTGGGTTTCTTCCAAAATGTACTTGGACTAAATCCAAGAAAG ACTAGAAATCTGGTAACCCGTCTTCCAAGATTGCTGACAGGCGAACTTGAACCAATCGAAGAAAATCTTGCA GTGTATGAGCAAGAACTTGGATTTAGTAAGAATGAAATCCGCCATATTGCACACACAGTCCCTAAAAACTTAAGTATAGGCAAAAAGAAGTTAACACAGATTTTTGATTATGTGCATAATGTAATGGGCATTTCCCACAAACTTATGGTACATTTTCCTCAG atttttaatggaAAGTTATTACGAATCAAAGAAAGACATCTATTTCTTAAGTTCCTGGGAAGGGCCCAATATGATCCGGAGCAACCAAACTACATCTCCTTGGAAAAATTGATAGCCATGCCAGATGATGTGTTTTGCGCTGAAGTTGCTAAAGCAGAAGTAACAGACTTTGAAAAATTTTTGAAAACGCTGTAA
- the MTERF3 gene encoding transcription termination factor 3, mitochondrial isoform X2, translated as MPLWTRQLSRCCSLLNAHSIIKSTELRKQSVKMWTRFLEPSKLQCFCPYGYYCHMLLKNFRTLQLENHRQVCSSSTEPHQTSLSLIDKPKPEIVPTLDPEELLQDLEDDLPISPLEKISEDESLQIKAAPPPPLESFSLRDYVDHSETLRKLVLLGVNLSMLEKHPNAGQLLVKLDFETDIKKILLFLNDIGLEDTQFGTFLTKNPYILNEEVEDLKTRVNYLISKKFPKEAVTQMVLRAPDLLLLSVENLDDRLGFFQNVLGLNPRKTRNLVTRLPRLLTGELEPIEENLAIFNGKLLRIKERHLFLKFLGRAQYDPEQPNYISLEKLIAMPDDVFCAEVAKAEVTDFEKFLKTL; from the exons ATGCCTTTGTGGACTCGACAGTTATCCAGATGCTGCTCTTTGTTAAATGCACACAGTATTATAAAGAGTACAGAGCTGAGAAAGCAATCAGTAAAAATGTGGACACGTTTTCTTGAACCATCAAAGTTACAGTGCTTTTGTCCTTACGGATATTATTGCCACATGCTGTTAAAAAACTTTAGAACTTTGCAACTGGAGAATCACAGGCAGGTCTGCAGCTCAAGTACTGAACCCCATCAGACTTCACTTTCTTTGATTGATAAGCCAAAACCCGAGATAGTACCTACTTTAGATCCCGAAGAATTGCTTCAAG ATTTGGAAGATGACTTGCCTATATCACCCTTGGAGAAAATTTCAGAAGACGAGTCTCTTCAAATCAAAGCTGCACCACCACCTCCGTTAGAATCTTTCTCACTTAGAGATTATGTTGACCATTCAGAAACATTGCGCAAATTGGTGCTTCTAG GAGTCAACTTGTCCATGTTGGAAAAACATCCAAATGCAGGCCAGCTTCTTGTAAAACTCGATTTTGAAACTGAtattaaaaaaatccttctaTTTCTTAATGATATTGGTTTGGAAGATACACAATTTGGGACATTTCTCACTAAAAATCCTTATATTCTCAACGAAGAGGTGGAAGATCTAAAAACAAG GGTCAACTATCTAATATCAAAAAAATTTCCCAAAGAAGCAGTTACACAAATGGTCTTAAGGGCTCCAGATTTACTCCTTCTTTCTGTGGAAAATCTGGATGATAGATTGGGTTTCTTCCAAAATGTACTTGGACTAAATCCAAGAAAG ACTAGAAATCTGGTAACCCGTCTTCCAAGATTGCTGACAGGCGAACTTGAACCAATCGAAGAAAATCTTGCA atttttaatggaAAGTTATTACGAATCAAAGAAAGACATCTATTTCTTAAGTTCCTGGGAAGGGCCCAATATGATCCGGAGCAACCAAACTACATCTCCTTGGAAAAATTGATAGCCATGCCAGATGATGTGTTTTGCGCTGAAGTTGCTAAAGCAGAAGTAACAGACTTTGAAAAATTTTTGAAAACGCTGTAA